One Capsicum annuum cultivar UCD-10X-F1 chromosome 2, UCD10Xv1.1, whole genome shotgun sequence genomic window carries:
- the LOC107861487 gene encoding protease Do-like 7, with translation MNSQGHEIELLVGTDLRDGNGTTRAINWCGCIVQDPHPAVRALGFLPEEGHGVYVARWCHGSSVHQYGLYALQWIVEVNGKPTPSLDAFVDVTKTIEHGEFVRIRTVHLNGKPRVLTLKQDLQYWPTWELRFDLETATWRCKTVKALDSGVL, from the exons ATGAATTCTCAGGGCCATGAAATTGAATTACTTGTGGGAACGGATTTGAGGGATGGAAATGGAACAACTCGTGCAATAAATTGGTGTGGTTGTATTGTCCAAGATCCTCATCCAGCAGTACGTGCACTTGGATTTCTTCCCGAGGAAGGCCATGGAGTATATGTAGCAAG GTGGTGTCACGGAAGTTCAGTACATCAATATGGTCTTTATGCTCTTCAATGGATAGTTGAAGTTAATGGAAAACCAACTCCCTCTTTGGATGCTTTTGTTGACGTCACAAAG ACGATAGAGCATGGAGAGTTTGTCCGGATACGAACAGTGCACCTGAATGGGAAGCCCCGAGTACTTACATTGAAGCAGGATTTACAGTACTGGCCGACATGGGAGTTGAGGTTTGATCTGGAAACTGCTACGTGGAGGTGCAAAACAGTCAAAGCTTTGGACTCTGGTGTTTTGTGA